One Apostichopus japonicus isolate 1M-3 chromosome 14, ASM3797524v1, whole genome shotgun sequence genomic window carries:
- the LOC139979901 gene encoding uncharacterized protein isoform X1 codes for MIRFTSILGAIFLLLLAVGPRGSAAITVPDVCLRVTPDGIRIRLELKPSLNATSNLHKALDLTNVRCCNDPRKTCSPPRPLAISFDNVLSLVQYPIRPTSMAVNNRMNSDFDFRHDLWYSLYEFEQPFLNQSFDLRLTLDLPDAGALDVFAQLDLKHKFRTVKQAETITSVRMRPRPPLGEDFIRTNQFLLVPEMAVDDNEHRQITADQKEYLVLIQSPTNDITDDPNYFDEKSQCYIDVDQLPKQPCMHSTSLHRSKISHDVFSESKSTQCTLSSSQGTLNDPQSISRDQKAVAFNTQESIFLSISIEFGSGNKISLAELPNEIRAQTKILAVLIRNTMGASVNYMLDNLMHVIWSCIATISREVDLQVQRLLANLELHKAKWSAIVDGYYTLKDRLYYVIYAFDLYVSTIKYIAHILAPWVDLWLSFVDMITIHVDELSAFVHSFCYFDRIPIEKSIYHRWNTTWSTVTSIEPDMETYQLKDALYDINRTILLSALANSVIGLMSIISLLLCLKLTATRDCSQPSGRVSCIDVVVSATNNTASVDFDTDKTGDTDTEETEIFVTPLLTPRNSSSSTGVEVTCRMKVFLKKSASEGWLSHLMKSKDSDDMLDRCLSERDVTLSKYGKKTQRSTISASYITSLLRDDDVSSASGSEMSSNETISTYLSDDYDGSLTSADFSSHSLSSSSASSDSLASSSTASSISLPPSAVSINEATLANGDAANIQLDEPTPAVSECIAHIGDDIAETVNIDMPLNDCDLHNEITEQLTGTGNLPNGLFYPNLEETLLFLSLTLFKNHFFY; via the exons ATGATTCGCTTCACTTCAATCCTTGGAGCGATCTTCCTCCTGTTATTGGCGGTGGGACCGCGAGGTTCTGCTGCCATAACTGTCCCTGACGTGTGCTTACGTGTCACTCCGGATGGGATTAGGATTCGTCTCGAGTTGAAACCATCGTTGAACGCAACCAGTAACCTCCACAAG GCCTTGGACCTTACGAATGTGAGATGTTGCAACGATCCTCGTAAGACATGTTCCCCTCCTCGACCTCTGGCTATCTCCTTTGACAATGTTCTATCTCTTGTTCAGTATCCCATCAGACCAACGTCG ATGGCGGTCAACAACAGAATGAATTCGGATTTTGATTTCCGGCATGATCTGTG GTATTCTCTTTATGAGTTTGAACAGCCATTCCTGAATCAATCCTTTGACCTCCGCTTGACCCTTGACCTACCCGACGCTGGTGCTCTGGACGTTTTTGCCCAACTAGATTTGAAACACAAATTTAGGACTGTAAAACAAGCTGAG ACAATTACGTCAGTGAGAATGCGTCCACGGCCACCACTTGGTGAAGACTTCATCAGGACCAACCAGTTTCTGCTAGTTCCAGAGATGGCTGTTGATGACAACGAACATAGACAAATAACA GCTGACCAAAAGGAGTACTTGGTTCTCATCCAGTCACCGACCAACGATATCACTGACGACCCGAATTACTTTGACGAGAAATCTCAGTGCTATATTGATGTCGACCAGCTCCCGAAACAACCATGCATGCACTCTACCAGCTTACACCGCAGTAAAATCTCTCATGACGTGTTTAGTGAGAGTAAG TCGACGCAGTGCACTCTAAGCTCTTCTCAAGGAACACTGAACGACCCACAGTCCATCTCACGTGACCAAAAAGCTGTTGCATTCAACACACAAGAGTCGATCTTCCTTTCTATATCCATCGAATTTGGAAGTGGAAACAAGATCTCGCTAGCTGAGTTACCAAATGAGATTCGGGCACAGACCAAGATTCTGGCTGTATTGATTCGCAATACGATGGGGGCATCTGTCAACTACATGTTAGACAATCTCATGCACGTCATATGGAGCTGCATCGCTACAATCAGTCGAGAAGTTGATCTCCAAGTCCAACGTTTACTGGCGAATCTCGAATTGCACAAAGCAAAGTGGTCAGCTATCGTCGATGGTTATTACACCTTGAAGGATCGTCTCTATTACGTCATTTATGCCTTTGACCTATATGTATCTACCATCAAATACATCGCTCACATCTTGGCACCATGGGTAGACTTGTGGTTATCCTTTGTTGATATGATTACCATTCATGTCGATGAGTTGTCAGCTTTCGTTCATAGCTTCTGTTATTTCGACCGGATTCCAATCGAGAAATCAATATATCATCGATGGAATACGACTTGGTCAACAGTTACTAGTATTGAACCTGACATGGAGACTTATCAACTGAAGGACGCCCTCTATGACATCAACAGAACCATCCTACTGTCTGCTCTCGCCAACAGTGTTATTG GTTTAATGTCCATCATAAGCCTGCTACTGTGCCTCAAACTAACTGCAACCAGGGACTGCTCTCAACCATCTGGACGAGTTTCTTGCATTGATGTGGTCGTTTCTGCGACTAACAACACTGCCTCCGTTGACTTTG ACACCGACAAAACCGGCGACACAGACACCGAAGAAACCGAGATATTTGTCACTCCCCTGCTTACACCGCGAAACTCATCTTCGTCAACTGGTGTAGAGGTTACATGCAGGATGAAGGTCTTTCTCAAAAAGTCTGCCTCTGAGGGTTGGCTCAGTCATCTGATGAAATCGAAAGACAGTGATGATATGTTGGACAGATGTCTGTCGGAACGTGACGTCACTCTCAGCAAGTATGGCAAGAAGACACAGAG ATCCACCATAAGTGCGAGCTACATAACATCTCTACTCCGTGACGATGACGTCAGCAGTGCCTCTGGATCGGAGATGAGCAGCAATGAGACCATCTCGACTTACCTATCAGACGATTATGACGGTTCTCTTACATCAGCCGACTTCTCATCTCACAGTCTCTCGTCCTCTTCAGCCTCCTCCGACAGCCTCGCATCCTCATCCACTGCTTCCTCCATCAGCTTGCCTCCTTCTGCCGTTTCCATCAATGAGGCAACACTGGCCAATGGTGACGCCGCTAACATCCAACTGGACGAGCCCACTCCTGCCGTCTCTGAATGTATCGCTCACATTGGCGACGACATCGCCGAAACCGTCAACATCGACATGCCATTGAATGATTGCGATCTTCACAACGAGATAACCGAACAACTAACGGGTACCGGAAATCTTCCAAACGGTCTCTTCTACCCGAATCTCGAAGAAACATTGCTTTTCCTTTCTCTTACATTgtttaaaaatcattttttctATTGA
- the LOC139979901 gene encoding uncharacterized protein isoform X2, translated as MIRFTSILGAIFLLLLAVGPRGSAAITVPDVCLRVTPDGIRIRLELKPSLNATSNLHKMAVNNRMNSDFDFRHDLWYSLYEFEQPFLNQSFDLRLTLDLPDAGALDVFAQLDLKHKFRTVKQAETITSVRMRPRPPLGEDFIRTNQFLLVPEMAVDDNEHRQITADQKEYLVLIQSPTNDITDDPNYFDEKSQCYIDVDQLPKQPCMHSTSLHRSKISHDVFSESKSTQCTLSSSQGTLNDPQSISRDQKAVAFNTQESIFLSISIEFGSGNKISLAELPNEIRAQTKILAVLIRNTMGASVNYMLDNLMHVIWSCIATISREVDLQVQRLLANLELHKAKWSAIVDGYYTLKDRLYYVIYAFDLYVSTIKYIAHILAPWVDLWLSFVDMITIHVDELSAFVHSFCYFDRIPIEKSIYHRWNTTWSTVTSIEPDMETYQLKDALYDINRTILLSALANSVIGLMSIISLLLCLKLTATRDCSQPSGRVSCIDVVVSATNNTASVDFDTDKTGDTDTEETEIFVTPLLTPRNSSSSTGVEVTCRMKVFLKKSASEGWLSHLMKSKDSDDMLDRCLSERDVTLSKYGKKTQRSTISASYITSLLRDDDVSSASGSEMSSNETISTYLSDDYDGSLTSADFSSHSLSSSSASSDSLASSSTASSISLPPSAVSINEATLANGDAANIQLDEPTPAVSECIAHIGDDIAETVNIDMPLNDCDLHNEITEQLTGTGNLPNGLFYPNLEETLLFLSLTLFKNHFFY; from the exons ATGATTCGCTTCACTTCAATCCTTGGAGCGATCTTCCTCCTGTTATTGGCGGTGGGACCGCGAGGTTCTGCTGCCATAACTGTCCCTGACGTGTGCTTACGTGTCACTCCGGATGGGATTAGGATTCGTCTCGAGTTGAAACCATCGTTGAACGCAACCAGTAACCTCCACAAG ATGGCGGTCAACAACAGAATGAATTCGGATTTTGATTTCCGGCATGATCTGTG GTATTCTCTTTATGAGTTTGAACAGCCATTCCTGAATCAATCCTTTGACCTCCGCTTGACCCTTGACCTACCCGACGCTGGTGCTCTGGACGTTTTTGCCCAACTAGATTTGAAACACAAATTTAGGACTGTAAAACAAGCTGAG ACAATTACGTCAGTGAGAATGCGTCCACGGCCACCACTTGGTGAAGACTTCATCAGGACCAACCAGTTTCTGCTAGTTCCAGAGATGGCTGTTGATGACAACGAACATAGACAAATAACA GCTGACCAAAAGGAGTACTTGGTTCTCATCCAGTCACCGACCAACGATATCACTGACGACCCGAATTACTTTGACGAGAAATCTCAGTGCTATATTGATGTCGACCAGCTCCCGAAACAACCATGCATGCACTCTACCAGCTTACACCGCAGTAAAATCTCTCATGACGTGTTTAGTGAGAGTAAG TCGACGCAGTGCACTCTAAGCTCTTCTCAAGGAACACTGAACGACCCACAGTCCATCTCACGTGACCAAAAAGCTGTTGCATTCAACACACAAGAGTCGATCTTCCTTTCTATATCCATCGAATTTGGAAGTGGAAACAAGATCTCGCTAGCTGAGTTACCAAATGAGATTCGGGCACAGACCAAGATTCTGGCTGTATTGATTCGCAATACGATGGGGGCATCTGTCAACTACATGTTAGACAATCTCATGCACGTCATATGGAGCTGCATCGCTACAATCAGTCGAGAAGTTGATCTCCAAGTCCAACGTTTACTGGCGAATCTCGAATTGCACAAAGCAAAGTGGTCAGCTATCGTCGATGGTTATTACACCTTGAAGGATCGTCTCTATTACGTCATTTATGCCTTTGACCTATATGTATCTACCATCAAATACATCGCTCACATCTTGGCACCATGGGTAGACTTGTGGTTATCCTTTGTTGATATGATTACCATTCATGTCGATGAGTTGTCAGCTTTCGTTCATAGCTTCTGTTATTTCGACCGGATTCCAATCGAGAAATCAATATATCATCGATGGAATACGACTTGGTCAACAGTTACTAGTATTGAACCTGACATGGAGACTTATCAACTGAAGGACGCCCTCTATGACATCAACAGAACCATCCTACTGTCTGCTCTCGCCAACAGTGTTATTG GTTTAATGTCCATCATAAGCCTGCTACTGTGCCTCAAACTAACTGCAACCAGGGACTGCTCTCAACCATCTGGACGAGTTTCTTGCATTGATGTGGTCGTTTCTGCGACTAACAACACTGCCTCCGTTGACTTTG ACACCGACAAAACCGGCGACACAGACACCGAAGAAACCGAGATATTTGTCACTCCCCTGCTTACACCGCGAAACTCATCTTCGTCAACTGGTGTAGAGGTTACATGCAGGATGAAGGTCTTTCTCAAAAAGTCTGCCTCTGAGGGTTGGCTCAGTCATCTGATGAAATCGAAAGACAGTGATGATATGTTGGACAGATGTCTGTCGGAACGTGACGTCACTCTCAGCAAGTATGGCAAGAAGACACAGAG ATCCACCATAAGTGCGAGCTACATAACATCTCTACTCCGTGACGATGACGTCAGCAGTGCCTCTGGATCGGAGATGAGCAGCAATGAGACCATCTCGACTTACCTATCAGACGATTATGACGGTTCTCTTACATCAGCCGACTTCTCATCTCACAGTCTCTCGTCCTCTTCAGCCTCCTCCGACAGCCTCGCATCCTCATCCACTGCTTCCTCCATCAGCTTGCCTCCTTCTGCCGTTTCCATCAATGAGGCAACACTGGCCAATGGTGACGCCGCTAACATCCAACTGGACGAGCCCACTCCTGCCGTCTCTGAATGTATCGCTCACATTGGCGACGACATCGCCGAAACCGTCAACATCGACATGCCATTGAATGATTGCGATCTTCACAACGAGATAACCGAACAACTAACGGGTACCGGAAATCTTCCAAACGGTCTCTTCTACCCGAATCTCGAAGAAACATTGCTTTTCCTTTCTCTTACATTgtttaaaaatcattttttctATTGA
- the LOC139979735 gene encoding electron transfer flavoprotein-ubiquinone oxidoreductase, mitochondrial-like isoform X1, producing MSLHLRKVLRLAQLHRVASVTCPRPYSSEASAGPPKITTHYTIVPRENDQRWNEVDMERYGDEADVVIVGAGPAGLSTAIKLKQLAEEKGTELRVCVVEKASELGAHTLSGACLETHALDELIPDWKEKDHPLKTPVKGDKFALLTEKYRIPIPMFKGLPMYNHGNYVVRLGNVVKWLGEQAEELGVEIYPGYPASEVLYHEDGSVKGIATTDVGIAKDGSPKGTFERGMELHAKVTVFGEGCHGHLAKQLYNNFNLRENCSPQTYGIGIKEVWEVEESKHNPGMVEHTVGWPLDRHTYGGSFLYHLNEGSPLVAVGFVIGLDYTNPYLSPFREFQRFKTHPSIRPTFEGGKRVAYGARALNEGGFQSVPKLAFPGGVLVGCSPGFMNVPKIKGTHTAMKSGIVAAEAIFDKLTAEEPKPDTGLLVSEYEERLRSSWVWKELQSVRNVRPSFHSPLGLYGGIMYTGLFYVFGRGKEPWTLAPKHKDSESLKPATECTPIEYPKPDNEVTFDLLSSVALSGTNHEHDQPAHLTLRDDSVPVNRNLAIYDGPEQRFCPAGVYEYVPMETGDGQRLQINAQNCVHCKTCDIKDPSQNINWVVPEAGGGPAYNGM from the exons ATGTCTTTGCATTTGCGAAAAGTCCTGAGGCTCG CTCAGCTGCACAGGGTTGCTTCTGTAACCTGTCCAAGACCCTACAGTTCTGAGGCTTCTGCAGGCCCACCTAAAATAACTACACATTACACCATAGTTCCAAGGGAGAATGATCAAAGATGGAATG aAGTCGACATGGAGAGGTACGGGGATGAAGCAGACGTGGTCATTGTGGGAGCAGGTCCTGCAGGTCTTTCTACAGCCATAAAATTAAAACAGCTTGCAGAGGAGAAGGGTACAGAATTGAGAGTTTGTGTGGTGGAAAAAGCCTCAGAGCTAG GGGCTCACACATTATCGGGTGCTTGCTTAGAAACACATGCCTTAGATGAGCTGATTCCAGACTGGAAGGAGAAGGACCATCCACTGAAGACACCAGTCAAAGGAGATAAATTTGCATTGCTCACAGAAAAATATCGAATACCAATCCCTATGTTTAAAG GTCTTCCTATGTACAACCACGGCAACTATGTGGTCAGGCTTGGAAATGTCGTGAAATGGTTAGGAGAGCAGGCAGAAGAACTGGGTGTTGAAATTTATCCAGGGTATCCTGCTAGTGAG GTCCTATATCATGAGGATGGTAGCGTGAAGGGTATAGCCACCACTGATGTTGGTATAGCCAAAGATGGTTCCCCTAAG gGGACTTTTGAAAGAGGAATGGAACTTCATGCAAAAGTTACAGTCTTTGGAGAAGGTTGCCATGGTCACCTGGCAAAACAACTATACAATAATTTTAACCTCAGGGAGAACTGTTCGCCACAGACCTATGGAATTGGTATTAAAGAG GTGTGGGAAGTAGAAGAATCAAAACATAATCCAGGAATGGTTGAGCATACAGTTGGTTGGCCACTG GACAGACACACCTATGGAGGTTCCTTTCTCTATCACCTCAACGAGGGTTCCCCGCTAGTGGCTGTGGGCTTTGTGATTGGCTTGGATTATACTAACCCTTACCTCAGCCCCTTCAGAGAATTCCAAAGATTCAAGACACATCCATCCATCAGACCTACCTTTGAAGGAGGCAAGAGAGTAGCATACGGTGCCAGGGCACTTAATGAAGGGGGCTTCCAG TCGGTACCCAAGTTGGCATTTCCTGGTGGTGTTCTGGTAGGGTGCAGTCCTGGATTCATGAATGTCCCAAAGATTAAAGGTACCCACACAGCAATGAAGAGTGGTATTGTGGCTGCAGAAGCAATCTTTGATAAACTGACTGCTGAAGAACCAAAACCTGATACAG GTCTTCTCGTCAGTGAGTACGAGGAGAGATTAAGAAGCAGCTGGGTCTGGAAGGAACTCCAGTCCGTCCGTAACGTTCGTCCTTCATTCCACAGTCCCCTCGGTCTCTATGGCGGTATCATGTACACCGGTTTATTCTATGTGTTCGGACGAGGCAAAGAACCGTGGACATTGGCTCCTAAGC acAAAGACTCTGAGAGCCTTAAACCAGCCACAGAATGCACACCGATAGAGTATCCAAAGCCAGATAAtgaagtgacctttgacctgttaAGTTCAGTGGCACTCAGTGGCACAAACCATGAGCACGACCAACCGGCTCACCTGACACTCCGAGACGACTCCGTCCCAGTCAATAGAAATCTTGCCATATATGACGGCCCTGAACAGCGCTTCTGTCCTGCTG GTGTCTATGAATATGTACCAATGGAAACAGGTGATGGTCAGAGGTTGCAGATTAATGCACAGAACTGTGTCCATTGTAAGACCTGTGACATCAAAGACCCCAGCCAGAATATCAACTGGGTAGTCCCAGAGGCAGGAGGCGGACCAGCATACAATGGCATGTAG
- the LOC139979735 gene encoding electron transfer flavoprotein-ubiquinone oxidoreductase, mitochondrial-like isoform X2, giving the protein MKEVDMERYGDEADVVIVGAGPAGLSTAIKLKQLAEEKGTELRVCVVEKASELGAHTLSGACLETHALDELIPDWKEKDHPLKTPVKGDKFALLTEKYRIPIPMFKGLPMYNHGNYVVRLGNVVKWLGEQAEELGVEIYPGYPASEVLYHEDGSVKGIATTDVGIAKDGSPKGTFERGMELHAKVTVFGEGCHGHLAKQLYNNFNLRENCSPQTYGIGIKEVWEVEESKHNPGMVEHTVGWPLDRHTYGGSFLYHLNEGSPLVAVGFVIGLDYTNPYLSPFREFQRFKTHPSIRPTFEGGKRVAYGARALNEGGFQSVPKLAFPGGVLVGCSPGFMNVPKIKGTHTAMKSGIVAAEAIFDKLTAEEPKPDTGLLVSEYEERLRSSWVWKELQSVRNVRPSFHSPLGLYGGIMYTGLFYVFGRGKEPWTLAPKHKDSESLKPATECTPIEYPKPDNEVTFDLLSSVALSGTNHEHDQPAHLTLRDDSVPVNRNLAIYDGPEQRFCPAGVYEYVPMETGDGQRLQINAQNCVHCKTCDIKDPSQNINWVVPEAGGGPAYNGM; this is encoded by the exons ATGAAAG aAGTCGACATGGAGAGGTACGGGGATGAAGCAGACGTGGTCATTGTGGGAGCAGGTCCTGCAGGTCTTTCTACAGCCATAAAATTAAAACAGCTTGCAGAGGAGAAGGGTACAGAATTGAGAGTTTGTGTGGTGGAAAAAGCCTCAGAGCTAG GGGCTCACACATTATCGGGTGCTTGCTTAGAAACACATGCCTTAGATGAGCTGATTCCAGACTGGAAGGAGAAGGACCATCCACTGAAGACACCAGTCAAAGGAGATAAATTTGCATTGCTCACAGAAAAATATCGAATACCAATCCCTATGTTTAAAG GTCTTCCTATGTACAACCACGGCAACTATGTGGTCAGGCTTGGAAATGTCGTGAAATGGTTAGGAGAGCAGGCAGAAGAACTGGGTGTTGAAATTTATCCAGGGTATCCTGCTAGTGAG GTCCTATATCATGAGGATGGTAGCGTGAAGGGTATAGCCACCACTGATGTTGGTATAGCCAAAGATGGTTCCCCTAAG gGGACTTTTGAAAGAGGAATGGAACTTCATGCAAAAGTTACAGTCTTTGGAGAAGGTTGCCATGGTCACCTGGCAAAACAACTATACAATAATTTTAACCTCAGGGAGAACTGTTCGCCACAGACCTATGGAATTGGTATTAAAGAG GTGTGGGAAGTAGAAGAATCAAAACATAATCCAGGAATGGTTGAGCATACAGTTGGTTGGCCACTG GACAGACACACCTATGGAGGTTCCTTTCTCTATCACCTCAACGAGGGTTCCCCGCTAGTGGCTGTGGGCTTTGTGATTGGCTTGGATTATACTAACCCTTACCTCAGCCCCTTCAGAGAATTCCAAAGATTCAAGACACATCCATCCATCAGACCTACCTTTGAAGGAGGCAAGAGAGTAGCATACGGTGCCAGGGCACTTAATGAAGGGGGCTTCCAG TCGGTACCCAAGTTGGCATTTCCTGGTGGTGTTCTGGTAGGGTGCAGTCCTGGATTCATGAATGTCCCAAAGATTAAAGGTACCCACACAGCAATGAAGAGTGGTATTGTGGCTGCAGAAGCAATCTTTGATAAACTGACTGCTGAAGAACCAAAACCTGATACAG GTCTTCTCGTCAGTGAGTACGAGGAGAGATTAAGAAGCAGCTGGGTCTGGAAGGAACTCCAGTCCGTCCGTAACGTTCGTCCTTCATTCCACAGTCCCCTCGGTCTCTATGGCGGTATCATGTACACCGGTTTATTCTATGTGTTCGGACGAGGCAAAGAACCGTGGACATTGGCTCCTAAGC acAAAGACTCTGAGAGCCTTAAACCAGCCACAGAATGCACACCGATAGAGTATCCAAAGCCAGATAAtgaagtgacctttgacctgttaAGTTCAGTGGCACTCAGTGGCACAAACCATGAGCACGACCAACCGGCTCACCTGACACTCCGAGACGACTCCGTCCCAGTCAATAGAAATCTTGCCATATATGACGGCCCTGAACAGCGCTTCTGTCCTGCTG GTGTCTATGAATATGTACCAATGGAAACAGGTGATGGTCAGAGGTTGCAGATTAATGCACAGAACTGTGTCCATTGTAAGACCTGTGACATCAAAGACCCCAGCCAGAATATCAACTGGGTAGTCCCAGAGGCAGGAGGCGGACCAGCATACAATGGCATGTAG